In Nicotiana tabacum cultivar K326 chromosome 17, ASM71507v2, whole genome shotgun sequence, one DNA window encodes the following:
- the LOC142172079 gene encoding uncharacterized protein LOC142172079, whose product MEVSGPHEEIIPSSIEDILLENAEVFLEPTKLPPIRSCDHAIELILGSTPVNQRPYRYSHEQKDVIEKMIQEILEAKTVKHSTSPFTSPVILVKKKDSTWILCVDYRRLNDITIKNTYPIPVVEDLLDELHELCSNQQTFNLTVKNGGFLWSDKATEGFEALKIAMTQAPILALPNFKLPFVVEVDATQPKWVQEVLDSYKDDPEVQELITKLSIDPHAESSVALQAGGHSGIHATYQRLKAIFYWTGMIKGVKVVVHECEVCQRNKEESVAYPGLLQPLPFSKKAWEHISIDFIKELPKSQRKEVILTVIDRFTKYAHFIAVLHPYNAAQIAQIFLDHICKLHGAPCSIVSDRDTIFVSLCMTCQKPKEWSKWLPMAEFWYNTNFQSAINMTPFKALYGYEPPLPTFKLVAQSKVEAVDQLLKDRQIVNKQLKENLVKAQIRMKQYADNKRSE is encoded by the exons ATGGAAGTTAGTGGGCCACATGAAGAAATAATTCCCAGTTCAATAGAAGACATTTTGTTAGAAAATGCAGAAGTGTTCCTTGAACCTACTAAATTACCCCCAATCCGCTCATGTGATCATGCGATAGAGTTGATTCTAGGTTCAACACCAGTAAACCAGAGGCCTTATAGATATTCACATGAACAAAAAGATGTTATTGAAAAAATGATTCAAGAAATATTAGAGGCAAAAACAGTAAAGCACAGTACATCGCCCTTTACCTCTCCAGTCATTCTTGTCAAGAAAAAGGATTCAACATGGATATTGTGTGTCGATTACCGGAGACTCAATGATATTACCATCAAAAATACTTATCCTATTCCGGTGGTGGAGGATTTGCTTGACGAACTTCATG AATTATGCAGTAATCAGCAAACCTTTAACCTTACTGTTAAAAATGGTGGATTTTTGTGGAGTGATAAAGCAACAGAAGGTTTTGAAGCATTGAAAATTGCTATGACTCAGGCGCCAATTTTGGCTTTGCCAAATTTTAAATTGCCTTTTGTAGTGGAGGTTGATGCAA CCCAACCCAAATGGGTACAAGAAGTGCTTGATAGTTACAAAGATGATCCAGAAGTCCAAGAATTGATTACTAAACTCAGCATAGACCCACACGCAGAATCAAGTGTGGCATTACAAGCAG GGGGACATTCAGGGATTCATGCAACTTACCAAAGGCTTAAAGCAATCTTTTATTGGACTGGGATGATTAAGGGTGTAAAGGTTGTGGTACATGAATGTGAGGTATGTCAAAGAAACAAGGAGGAAAGTGTGGCTTACCCTGGGCTATTACAGCCCTTACCATTTTCGAAAAAAGCTTGGGAACATATATCCATAGATTTCATCAAAGAATTGCCTAAATCACAAAGAAAGGAGGTCATATTAACGGTCATTGACAGGTTTACCAAATATGCACATTTCATTGCAGTTTTGCACCCTTACAATGCTGCTCAAATTGCTCAGATTTTCTTAGATCATATTTGCAAATTACATGGGGCTCCATGTTCTATTGTCTCTGACCGCGACACCATTTTTGTGAGCTT ATGCATGACATGTCAAAAACCTAAAGAATGGAGTAAATGGCTTCCAATGGCAGAGTTTTGGTACAACACCAATTTCCAATCAGCAATTAACATGACTCCTTTTAAGGCTCTTTATGGTTATGAACCACCTCTACCGACATTCAAATTGGTTGCACAATCCAAGGTTGAAGCAGTTGATCAACTACTGAAAGACAGACAAATTGTGaacaaacaattaaaagaaaacttGGTTAAAGCTCAAATTCGTATGAAACAGTATGCGGACAACAAAAGGAGTGAATGA